The sequence below is a genomic window from Ipomoea triloba cultivar NCNSP0323 chromosome 10, ASM357664v1.
CATCTCATGATCTTACCACCCCACCCACCCNNNNNNNNNNNNNNNNNNNNNNNNNNNNNNNNNNNNNNNNNNNNNNNNNNNNNNNNNNNNNNNNNNNNNNNNNNNNNNNNNNNNNNNNNNNNNNNNNNNNNNNNNNNNNNNNNNNNNNNNNNNNNNNNNNNNNNNNNNNNNNNNNNNNNNNNNNNNNNNNNNNNNNNNNNNNNNNNNNNNNNNNNNNNNNNNNNNNNNNNNNNNNNNNNNNNNNNNNNNNNNNNNNNNNNNNNNNNNNNNNNNNNNNNNNNNNNNNNNNNNNNNNNNNNNNNNNNNNNNNNNNNNNNNNNNNNNNNNNNNNNNNNNNNNNNNNNNNNNNNNNNNNNNNNNNNNNNNNNNNNNNNNNNNNNNNNNNNNNNNNNNNNNNNNNNNNNNNNNNNNNNNNNNNNNNNNNNNNNNNNNNNNNNNNNNNNNNNNNNNNNNNNNNNNNNNNNNNNNNNNNNNNNNNNNNNNNNNNNNNNNNNNNNNNNNNNNNNNNNNNNNNNNNNNNNNNNNNNNNNNNNNNNNNNNNNNNNNNNNNNNNNNNNNNNNNNNNNNNNNNNNNNNNNNNNNNNNNNNNNNNNNNNNNNNNNNNNNNNNNNNNNNNNNNNNNNNNNNNNNNNNNNNNNNNNNNNNccccccccccccccccccccccccaaaaaacaaaaacaaaagggaaTTTGTTTAATTCCCATATCTCAGAATTCCCAACAAATTGAAGATACTACTAAAAGTAGACTAGAGAACAATATGCCCAGAGTGATCATAATAAGGACATTTTGTTCTAGACTGTTGTAAAGCAAATATTGTAGAAAAATTTTAGCCCAAATAATTTATTGTCATTATTGTCTGATAGTGGAAACAGTAAAAAGCCAGTAGAAAACACACCTTGCAGTTACAGAAGATAATAGAAAACAGCAGCCATAGTCAACTTAGAACAGGTTAGACTAAACATAATACCTGGTGTCATCAGACAATATAGAAAGAAAACACTAGCACAGTAGATCTCGTCCTTCATCGGGGAAAATACAATCCTTGGAGTTTGCCTTTGCACCGAAGTGGCATATGAGGCAGCAAAAGCATTATAGTAATCCCGAATTCCCGACAATGAAACTGAAACCAAAGAGGCATCATTAGCCAAGCCACAGACATTCTAAATAGTTGAGATTACTGAAGAGTAGTGAAGGAACTCCGTTTCATCATATTATTGAAAAGGCGTCATGAATTAGCTCCGTAAATTCTTTATTCCTAGTTTCTGCACTTCAACCTTGAGCGATTTCAGATACCTAACGGTTTCGTCAAGGACGGCCACGGTGTTCATCCCGTTTGCACCAGGAACAATTCCTCTTAACGTCTTTACCATTTTCCTCAGTTTCTTTCTTTTGCTGCAGCTTTCACCACTGACAGAGGACCTCTTGTGGCACGGGTAATTTGAGCAAGAATCAGGTGAACTACTACCATAGTTTGCATCCATGCGTGCTGTGCTAAGTTCTTCGTCCTCACTTTCCGCGTAATTCTCCTCTTCAAAGCTCATCAAATCCATCAATGCATCAATGTCATCTGAATCTTCTTGTTGAGATGAAATTTCTCGACCCTCATTGTTGGCGTTTATTTCCTCCATACCATCTTGATACAAAGGAGATgcattgatgtttagatgaggGTAAAAATTGGAGGCCATTGCAGGGTGGAACATGATCTGGCTTCTATAATCCGTCTGATCAAAGATGATGAAATTCTTCGGGCAAGCCTCGGAAAGCTGCAATTTAACATTCTGGGAGGGCAGAGCGGGGTTGTAGCCTGGAGATACGGCCATCGTATCCAAAAAAGATCTAGCAGAAGCATCGTAGTTATAGCCACTACCTACTCCGTCTGCAAGAGGCAGCATAGTCTTTTGAGGTAAGAACGGTTGGTTACTCTGCATGAGTAACTGCAACGAACGAATGCAGTTCACGGAGACGCAAATGTGTCTTGAAGAAAGGTTTTGAATATAGAAGGAAGCTGTATGAAAGGTTTTTTTAACAGAACTAAAAGCTAAGATGTCTAGGGTGCGTCCATTGTAAAAGAAGCAGCACAAATCCCCACACAAACCGGCAGCTACTGCATTGATCACTTGATTACTTCTTCCAGAACTCTACACCACAAAAAGAAGTAGAAAAATCCCCACCTTCCCCAAGCGTCCAAAGAAGCAACACTACGTAACAGGTTTGAGCAACTGACGGAAATACTCAGCCTGTAAACAACAAATCACCGAGTTTAAGTTAATGCTTTCCCAAAAGCCTTTGTCACATGAACAGGGTGGGGTAAAGTGGACAAAGTTGTGGatatttactaaaataataCGCAGATACAGACTAAAAATCACAGTTTTAATAACCATGAATTCAGTGAATCCCATTTGCAGAGAGCCCAAATATCTCAGACAGTTACCCTAACTAACATTTCAACAAGAAAAGATAATGAAAAGTATAAAGAAGCACAATTTTTGGTTGAAGTATAAAGGCATCTTAAGTAAGGTCAAAAAAAGACGACAGGAAAGCCATCTAGGCAAATATGGACTAGAGCTATAGAAACAAAGACTTCCTTTGAAACtcttaatttcaaaaatatgtcgaattatataaattggtaaATATGGACCTAGTACTTTCCAAATAGATGCTGATATTAGCATCTACCTACCATTTACTAACTCTAATATGAGCTTAATACCATTACAAATGCAAAATTATAACAAGCAACTTATTGAAAAATCTCAAACGAGAAACACACTTACCTGACAAACTTGCATCAATTGGTCGTAAACGATGTTCCCAACACACATTTTAAACTGTCCAACTTCCTTGACTGCTCTGTAACTCTTTAGTGTAAAAGCAATGTACATTCTCACTCCTCCAACAGATTTTAGACTGAGACCCTTTTTCACTACAATCAAAACCCTCTGAAATAGATACACAGAAAAGGTATTGTAACACGAACATTGTTAAATCATCATAatcccaaaaacaaaaactagaaCCATTAGAAAATAGTTCTTTAATTGAAGAGTCTTATGAATCTCTTTTAAGATGATTTCAAATGGTAATGAGATACTGACCAAATTCAACCAATTTACAGAATCATGAGAAAGAACACAACCATTCGCACACAATTCCCACAATAATACACAGACGAGAGCGCCCACGGCATGATGATAACTCCAGCAGACTTCAATATGTGTATCCACCCACCCAAGGCTGCCTGTTTAGCCCAAGAATCAATCtgtgaattatttttttctaaaaaatccAAAACAGCAATACTTAAAGTTGTAACAATTTGTCAAAAGCAACATAGCATAGAAACCCCAGATCAGCATAAATTATTAACCCCAAATATCTCAACCCCCACCTTCAATACTTATTACAAAATCTTTGACTAGCAGTCAATTACAGTAAACGCCTACAGCAAAAAGCAGTAGTAAAAATGATAAAGAAGCATGACAAACAAGGGAACCATAAAACCTAGGAAAGATACAAATTTTTCACAACTCAACAAAGCATTGAGAAATGACGAAAACCACTCCAACCTTCAAAGAGAggatcaaatcaagaaaaatatatagCCATCCCAAGACAGATATACAAATCGATTGGGTATCTCAAAAAGGCAAGATCTTGATACATAACAGCAAGAAAACTAGCCTAAAAATCCTCAGATATCTTCTCTGCATACGGAATTAACATAAAGCATGCCATTTGAGCTGACCCAGAAAACGAAAAACTAAATCCGGCACAAAAACACAGCAGCAAAGAGAAACAAAGCAACATAAAAGGGTAAAGAAGATATGAATCTGAAGATACCCAATCGGAAAAGAATTGAGAGCCTTTCTGAGGAATCGTCGGCCCAAGTATCCGAACTTTCGCTAGATTTTCACTGCAGCTGAGATGGGAGGAAATGGAAGGTAGTGAGAGAAAGCAAATGGAAGTAttgaaggagagagagagagtaggcGAAGTGTGTGAAAGAAGTGGTGAAGTAGATGGGAGGGGgcgcgggggggggggggcctGGGGACCATTCTGATttcaatgtttgaaccaaatgcaccctaagtgtttttattttacaaattaattttgctcaagattttttgttttgtgtaaAATTGAATTGTGCGTTTTCTTAGGAGTTGTATATATGCAGTGTagcaatttatttgattaataactACATGTTGTATGTTGAACCAAACATATTTATacctaataatttatttataacctAATGAAATGATATAATGTGACTAACCAAATGATAGATTGAATAAGAATTGGTCatgcctaataataataagaaacgTGGAGTTAAGAGTAGAACCAAATGCTTGTTGTGTGGCCAcaatcaaattatattaattgtaagATCAGCACATTAATTAGTGTGGGGAACAAATGTTCAACACATCTTtattaaagttaattaatcatgATGATTGCttcttgttttaatattttaaaatttaaaattgtatttggACTGAATGAcatattctttataattttaataattgtcattattttaaaactaaCTGGACCTTTTAAGTAGattgttttttttgggtgactaCATCTGTAGTATTTGCTAAACATGATTCTGTGACCTTTTATTTGGAATGGTCAGACGACAAGGTACTTGGCCAGTTGTATGCCATGTGagtcaatataaaaaaatatggagggtaaggtttttattttatttttatttttgatgtaAACATATTCATTCAACTAGTcaagtatgaaaaaaaaatacatccgAAATAAAAAGTAGGAGGAATGGAGGACCATTCCATATAATCTAACAAAGAGACATGCCTAGTAAGTGAATGAGCTTACATGATTTGCAGATCATTTAACAAAAgataatttaaattatgaaactCTCTAGACAAAGTTTTGATACTCGTATCTCTCAATCGCAAACAAAATGAATATCCAATTAGCATTATCACCCTTCTCTAACTTCTCAACTGCCATGATCGAGTTATGTCTATTACTAATTTCATAGTAGGAATAAGTATAAAAAGTTATAAGAAATTATATCATTTCATATTAATATAATACCTGGCTTCGAAATACAACTCCGATAATAAGGTTACTCAAAATGTCAAGAATGATTAGACATACCTGGTCGGTATAGGATCCAGTAGCACCAAGTCCGACCTAAGTTGCTCGCTTTCCTGAGTAAGGGCCTTGGCCGAGCTAATCCCAGGGTGACTAGGTGGAAGGGCTTACCAATCGCCTTCGCACCGACCACTTTAGATAGGGCCGAGCTGCCGACTGGAGATACTTAGCGTTCGACGCCCAATTCCTCCAATTGACTATGGCGGCGAGTTAGTCAGAAATCTTAGGACACGTGGATAGGCAGCTATGAGCCCCGATCGGTTTCTATGCATGCAACCCACGTGGCGTACATGTTGAGAAACCGGTAACTGTTTCCCCTCTCtcctataaataccgcattaaaTGCTAAAGGGGGACACTATTACGTGAATCGAGCTTAAGGACTTAAATTAACAAGCAGGCTACGCAAGGTTCCTCGGGATCTAACTTCCACAATTAtacatattcataaaaaatgGTGTATTTACTACATCAATACCTTATTATTGCATAAATTTTTATGATATCTAGTTACTTCATTAATAACCCATCTAGCAATTggttaatttataaataactaatgaatataaataattttggaggttgaaaatacggagtaatatttatgggAGTAATATTATTGAAATGACCCCGGTTCCACCAACAACTGTTCCACTTGCGTGGTCACGTATCCCANNNNNNNNNNNNNNNNNNNNNNNNNNNNNNNNNNNNNNNNNNNNNNNNNNNNNNNNNNNNNNNNNNNNNNNNNNNNNNNNNNNNNNNNNNNNNNNNNNNNNNNNNNNNNNNNNNNNNNNNNNNNNNNNNNNNNNNNNNNNNNNNNNNNNNNNNNNNNNNNNNNNNNNNNNNNNNNNNNNNNNNNNNNNNNNNNNNNNNNNNNNNNNNNNNNNNNNNNNNNNNNNNNNNNNNNNNNNNNNNNNNNNNNNNNNNNNNNNNNNNNNNNNNNNNNNNNNNNNNNNNNNNNNNNNNNNNNNNNNNNNNNNNNNNNNNNNNNNNNNNNNNNNNNNNNNNNNNNNNNNNNNNNNNNNNNNNNNNNNNNNNNNNNNNNNNNNNNNNNNNNNNNNNNNNNNNNNNNNNNNNNNNNNNNNNNNNNNNNNNNNNNNNNNNNNNNNNNNNNNNNNNNNNNNNNNNNNNNNNNNNNNNNNNNNNNNNNNNNNNNNNNNNNNNNNNNNNNNNNNNNNNNNNNNNNNNNNNNNNNNNNNNNNNNNNNNNNNNNNNNNNNNNNNNNNNNNNNNNNNNNNNNNNNNNNNNNNNNNNNNNNNNNNNNNNNNNNNNNNNNNNNNNNNNNNNNNNNNNNNNNNNNNNNNNNNNNNNNNNNNNNNNNNNNNNNNNNNNNNNNNNNNNNNNNNNNNNNNNNNNNNNNNNNNNNNNNNNNNNNNNNNNNNNNNNNNNNNNNNNNNNNNNNNNNNNNNNNNNNNNNNNNNNNNNNNNNNNNNNNNNNNNNNNNNNNNNNNNNNNNNNNNNNNNNNNNNNNNNNNNNNNNNNNNNNNNNNNNNNNNNNNNNNNNNNNNNNNNNNNNNNNNNNNNNNNNNNNNNNNNNNNNNNNNNNNNNNNNNNNNNNNNNNNNNNNNNNNNNNNNNNNNNNNNNNNNNNNNNNNNNNNNNNNNNNNNNNNNNNNNNNNNNNNNNNNNNNNNNNNNNNNNNNNNNNNNNNNNNNNNNNNNNNNNNNNNNNNNNNNNNNNNNNNNNNNNNNNNNNNNNNNNNNNNNNNNNNNNNNNNNNNNNNNNNNNNNNNNNNNNNNNNNNNNNNNNNNNNNNNNNNNNNNNNNNNNNNNNNNNNNNNNNNNNNNNNNNNNNNNNNNNNNNNNNNNNNNNNNNNNNNNNNNNNNNNNNNNNNNNNNNNNNNNNNNNNNNNNNNNNNNNNNNNNNNNNNNNNNNNNNNNNNNNNNNNNNNNNNNNNNNNNNNNNNNNNNNNNNNNNNNNNNNNNNNNNNNNNNNNNNNNNNNNNNNNNNNNNNNNNNNNNNNNNNNNNNNNNNNNNNNNNNNNNNNNNNNNNNNNNNNNNNNNNNNNNNNNNNNNNNNNNNNNNNNNNNNNNNNNNNNNNNNNNNNNNNNNNNNNNNNNNNNNNNNNNNNNNNNNNNNNNNNNNNNNNNNNNNNNNNNNNNNNNNNNNNNNNNNNNNNNNNNNNNNNNNNNNNNNNNNNNNNNNNNNNNNNNNNNNNNNNNNNNNNNNNNNNNNNNNNNNNNNNNNNNNNNNNNNNNNNNNNNNNNNNNNNNNNNNNNNNNNNNNNNNNNNNNNNNNNNNNNNNNNNNNNNNNNNNNNNNNNNNNNNNNNNNNNNNNNNNNNNNNNNNNNNNNNNNNNNNNNN
It includes:
- the LOC116032531 gene encoding transcription factor bHLH144-like; this encodes MQSNQPFLPQKTMLPLADGVGSGYNYDASARSFLDTMAVSPGYNPALPSQNVKLQLSEACPKNFIIFDQTDYRSQIMFHPAMASNFYPHLNINASPLYQDGMEEINANNEGREISSQQEDSDDIDALMDLMSFEEENYAESEDEELSTARMDANYGSSSPDSCSNYPCHKRSSVSGESCSKRKKLRKMVKTLRGIVPGANGMNTVAVLDETVRYLKSLKVEVQKLGIKNLRS